GATCGCCCTGCCCGGCATGACCAACCTTTGGGTCATCCTGCTCAAGGATACCTCTTACGTCTCGATCATCGGCCTTGCCGATATCGTGCGCCAGACCGGCATCGCTGCCCGCGTCAGCAAGGAAGCCTTCTTCTTCTACGGCATCGCCTGCCTGCTCTACCTCATCCTCGCTCTGCTCTCCTCCATCGGCATCGGCTTCATCGATCGCTGGTCGCGCAAGTCGGAGGCAAGCCGATGAGCCATGTTCAGGAACTCATCCCGCCGCGCCCCGCGCCGGTCGCCACAGACAAGCCCCTCAACATATCGCGCGTCGTCGGCATCGGCGTCATAACGCTCTGGCTGCTGCTGGCCGCCGGGCTGATTTTTGCGATGATCGAAGGCTGGGACTGGGCGAAATTCGAACGTTACGGGCCGCGTTATATCGATGGCCTCATCACCACCGTTACGCTGGTTGGCAGTTCGATCATCCTCGGCGCACTTCTCTCGGTGCCGATCGCCTTCGCCCGCATGTCGGAAAATCGCGTCATCAGCGCGCTGGCCTATGCCTATGTCTACGTCTTTCGCAGCACCCCGCTGCTGGCGCAGCTTTTCCTGATCTATTACGGCCTCGGCAGTTTCCGTCAGGGGCTGGAAACCGTTGGCCTGTGGTGGTTCTTCCGCGAGGCCTGGTATTGCGGCCTCTTGTCGC
This region of Agrobacterium tumefaciens genomic DNA includes:
- a CDS encoding ABC transporter permease, giving the protein MSHVQELIPPRPAPVATDKPLNISRVVGIGVITLWLLLAAGLIFAMIEGWDWAKFERYGPRYIDGLITTVTLVGSSIILGALLSVPIAFARMSENRVISALAYAYVYVFRSTPLLAQLFLIYYGLGSFRQGLETVGLWWFFREAWYCGLLSLTLNTAAYQAEILRGAIRSVPRGQIEGAASLGLSKFITFRKVILPQALIVALRPYGNEIILMIKGSAVVSIVTVFDLMGQTRYAFSRTFDYQAYLWAAIFYLTIVETLRHVWAWLEARLTRHLKR